A stretch of DNA from Desulfosarcina ovata subsp. ovata:
ATGATTTACACATTGGACGTAGACGGAAATTTCACTTTCCTGAGCGATGCTGTGGAACATCTGCTGGGCTTCAAGCCTGAGGATTTGATCGGCAAACACTATTCGACGATCGTTTGCAAAGCGGATCTTAAAAAGGCTACCTGGCACTTCAACGAAAGGCGTCGGGGGAATCGGGCAACTTCCGGTATAGAACTGCGCCTGATGGTTAACGGAAACGGTTTGCCGGAATCAAGAAGAGCCGAGTTGGTACCGGTAGAGCTAAAGTCCATGGGATTGTACCAGGAAGCCAAGTGCAATGGTAGGAAGCAGTATCTCGGTACCCATGGCGTGATTCGAGACATCAGTGCAAGAAAACAACTCCAGGCCCAGCTGCAGAGTGCAGAACGGATGAGTTCAATCGGCACGCTTGCCGGAGGCGTTGCCCACGATTTTAACAATCTCTTGATGGGCATTCAGGGGCGATCGTCATTGATTGCCATGGACTTAGATCCATCCAATCCCCACCATGAGCACCTGCAGGCCATTGATGACTACATCCGCAGCGCGCGCGAATTGACTAAACAGTTGTTGGTATTTGCCCGAGACGGAAAGTGTGAGGTCAAACCGACCGACCTCAATGCATTGGTGGTTAAAACCGCCAAAATGTTTGGCCGTACCAAAAAAGAGATCCGTATCCACACCACCATTGATGAAAAAGATATCACCGTGGAATCGGATCAAAGACAGATCGAACAGGTTCTTCTCAACCTATTTGTGAATGCCTGGCATGCCATGCCCAATGGCGGAGAGCTTTATCTAAAAACGACCATCTCAGTTTTGGATAACGAATTCTGCGCGCCGCATCAACTGGAACCGGGAGACTATGCTCAAGTGTCAGTCACGGATACCGGCATGGGCATGGATAGAAAAACCCTGAGCCGAATCTTCGAACCGTTTTTTACCACCAAGCAAAAAAACCAGGGGACGGGCTTGGGCCTGGCTTCAGCCTATAGAACCATCAAGAATCACAGCGGAATAATTACCGCATACAGTGAACCCGGACATGGGGCAACCTTCA
This window harbors:
- a CDS encoding response regulator, coding for MDRSKALNLSEEKYRYLVQNSDEMIYTLDVDGNFTFLSDAVEHLLGFKPEDLIGKHYSTIVCKADLKKATWHFNERRRGNRATSGIELRLMVNGNGLPESRRAELVPVELKSMGLYQEAKCNGRKQYLGTHGVIRDISARKQLQAQLQSAERMSSIGTLAGGVAHDFNNLLMGIQGRSSLIAMDLDPSNPHHEHLQAIDDYIRSARELTKQLLVFARDGKCEVKPTDLNALVVKTAKMFGRTKKEIRIHTTIDEKDITVESDQRQIEQVLLNLFVNAWHAMPNGGELYLKTTISVLDNEFCAPHQLEPGDYAQVSVTDTGMGMDRKTLSRIFEPFFTTKQKNQGTGLGLASAYRTIKNHSGIITAYSEPGHGATFNLYLPLSNKAVVQKTTLYGETLKGSETVLLVDDEKPILKICQELLEKLGYRAITAGNGQEAVEIISRIGPTINLVILDMIMPDISGMDLFKQIREIRPGTRVILSSGYPLGGQEQEIIQRGCNGFIQKPFNLSELSQKIRHVLDENNNPK